The Spirosoma oryzicola region CATTCGCACTCGGCAGATCTTAAAATCTCATCCAGAAGTTAAGAAGCTTATCGGCCAAAAGAATCCAACAACGTTTTGGATCATTCTGGGTTGCGTTACCCTGATGACAGGTATCGCTTATCTGGTTCGTGACCAATCGTGGTGGGTCGTTGTCGCGGCTGCCTGGTTTATCGGCGCTTTCCCGGCGCATACGCTGTTTGTCTGCATTCACGAAGCTGCGCACAACCTGATTTTTCGTAAGCCTGCTGCCAATATGTGGGCGGCCATTTTTGCCAATCTGCCAACGGTATTCCCAACAGCGCTATCCTTTAAAAACTTTCACATCAAACACCATGCATTCCAAGGCGTGCACGAGCTAGATGCTGACTTACCCGACTGGTATGAAGCCAAGCTTATCAACAACTACGCAATTGGTAAGGCGCTTTGGCTGCTTTTCTTCCCTATCTTTCAGGGTATCCGGACGATTCGTTGCCGCGAACTGGCTGTGATTGACAAATGGGTAGCCACGAATATGATTGTTCAGGTTGCGTTCGATGTGCTGATCGTTGCCTTGTTTGGCTGGAAAGCTTTAATCTTCTTGGTGTTGTGCTTGTTCTTCTCGGTTGGGCTTCATCCGCTGGGCGCTCGCTGGATTCAGGAACATTACCTAACCCTCGACCCGGAGCAAGAGACTTATAGCTACTACGGTCAGTTGAACGGCGTAAACCTGAATGTAGGTTTTCACAACGAACACCACGATTTTCCATCAATTCCTTGGAACAAGCTGCCTGATCTCAAGAAATCGGCACCTGAGTATTATGATACGTTGAAATACCATACGTCGTACGTTCGGTTGTTTTTCCGCTTCTTATTCGATCAGGAGATTTCGCTGTACTCGCGCATTGTTCGCAAAGAACGTGGTCGGGTAACCATCGCTGATCAATCAAAACCGGATATCGAGTTTATCCAGGCTAACGAGGCTCCTGCCAAGGTTACGGCCTAAGCAAAAGTCAAAAGTCGCCATATTCTACAAACGAAAGCCCCGCCAACACTGGCGGGGCTTTCGTTTGTAGTTCAAAGTCAGTTCTTAAAACTTATTCTTAC contains the following coding sequences:
- a CDS encoding fatty acid desaturase, yielding MATFTNFVNSNTTEPHRIRTRQILKSHPEVKKLIGQKNPTTFWIILGCVTLMTGIAYLVRDQSWWVVVAAAWFIGAFPAHTLFVCIHEAAHNLIFRKPAANMWAAIFANLPTVFPTALSFKNFHIKHHAFQGVHELDADLPDWYEAKLINNYAIGKALWLLFFPIFQGIRTIRCRELAVIDKWVATNMIVQVAFDVLIVALFGWKALIFLVLCLFFSVGLHPLGARWIQEHYLTLDPEQETYSYYGQLNGVNLNVGFHNEHHDFPSIPWNKLPDLKKSAPEYYDTLKYHTSYVRLFFRFLFDQEISLYSRIVRKERGRVTIADQSKPDIEFIQANEAPAKVTA